The following coding sequences lie in one Sorghum bicolor cultivar BTx623 chromosome 6, Sorghum_bicolor_NCBIv3, whole genome shotgun sequence genomic window:
- the LOC8076513 gene encoding uncharacterized protein LOC8076513 has translation MVEPGRSAGVREAKKSSTTSSSTAAAAMVKKKLTTTKKRPEKEEKAEKKQSRQCTEPESPSYRLALKSLFSCRNSHGHGQHHARPRAQQDTGSRSKRLGCSAPSICKLRDDSESRHQRMPVPPPEDTMGGTTAGEPCKRRASVSGSSERCVKKPLSESKCGTGRSSSATAASSSSNSKQLQRGGSSLSSSSSSGGSSFRAGMQLRRLSGCYECHMVVDPVSGSTSMRATASTICPCPDCGEVFVRQESLHLHQSIRHAVSELSADDTSRNIIEIIFQSSWLKKQSPVCMVDRILKVHNTPRTLARFEEYRDAVKARAAAGGGAGQQPVAMGANNRHPRCTADGNELLRFHCATLACSLGLNGATHLCDAAAAAGGCAACGIIRDGFSRSASDGGVLTMATSGRAHDAVPVPVPAAEGEEAERQQRRAMLVCRVIAGRVKRPKEEAEQASEEEAGPGEEEEYDSVAGSAGVYSNLEELLVFNPRAILPCFVVVYKA, from the exons ATGGTGGAACCGGGCAGATCAGCAGGCGTCAGGGAGGCCAAGAAGAGCAGCACCACTTCCAGTTCCACCGCTGCGGCCGCCAtggtgaagaagaagctgacgaCGACCAAGAAGAGGCCGGAGAAGGAGGAGAAAGCAGAGAAGAAGCAGAGCAGGCAGTGCACGGAGCCGGAGAGCCCGTCCTACAGGTTAGCGCTCAAGAGCCTCTTCTCCTGCAGAAAcagccacggccacggccagcaCCACGCGCGGCCGCGGGCGCAGCAGGACACCGGCAGCAGGAGCAAGAGGCTGGGCTGCTCCGCGCCGTCCATTTGCAAGCTCAGGGACGACAGCGAGAGCAGGCACCAGAGGATGCCCGTGCCGCCTCCGGAGGATACCATGGGCGGCACGACGGCGGGCGAGCCCTGCAAGCGGCGCGCGTCGGTGAGCGGGAGCAGCGAGCGGTGCGTGAAGAAGCCCCTGAGCGAGTCCAAGTGTGGCACTGGCCGCAGCtcgtcggcgacggcggcgagcagcagcagcaacagcaagcaGCTGCAGCGGGGCGGGTCGTCGCTGTCGTCCTCGTCATCGTCGGGCGGGTCGTCGTTCAGGGCCGGCATGCAGCTGAGGCGGCTGTCGGGGTGCTACGAGTGCCACATGGTGGTGGACCCCGTGAGCGGCAGCACCTCCATGagggccaccgcctccaccatctGCCCTTGCCCCGACTGCGGCGAGGTGTTCGTCAGGCAGGAGAGCCTCCACCTCCACCAGTCCATCAGGCACGCAG TGTCGGAGCTGAGCGCGGATGACACGAGCCGGAACATCATCGAGATCATCTTCCAGTCGAGCTGGCTGAAGAAGCAGAGCCCCGTGTGCATGGTGGACCGCATCCTCAAGGTGCACAACACGCCCAGGACGCTGGCCCGCTTCGAGGAGTACCGCGACGCCGTCAAGGCCAGGGCCGCAGCTGGTGGCGGCGCCGGCCAGCAGCCGGTGGCGATGGGGGCCAACAACAGGCACCCGCGCTGCACCGCCGACGGCAACGAGCTTCTCCGGTTCCACTGCGCCACCCTGGCCTGCTCGCTGGGCCTCAACGGCGCCACGCACCTCTGCGACGCAGCCGCAGCCGCGGGGGGCTGCGCCGCGTGCGGCATCATCCGCGACGGCTTCAGCAGGAGCGCCAGCGACGGCGGGGTGCTGACGATGGCCACTAGCGGCCGCGCGCACGACGCCGTGCCCGTGCCAGTGCCGGCGGCGGAGGGTGAGGAGGCCGAGCGGCAGCAGCGGAGGGCGATGCTGGTGTGCCGGGTGATCGCGGGAAGGGTGAAGCGGCCAAAGGAAGAAGCAGAGCAGGCGTCGGAGGAGGAGGCCGGGCCCGGCGAGGAAGAGGAGTATGACTCGGTGGCGGGATCGGCCGGGGTGTACTCCAACCTGGAGGAGCTGCTGGTGTTCAACCCCAGAGCCATCCTCCCATGCTTTGTTGTCGTCTACAAGGCTTAG